The Deltaproteobacteria bacterium genome includes a region encoding these proteins:
- a CDS encoding 3-phosphoglycerate dehydrogenase: MRILISDKAHQSCAQKFKEAGFEVDEKPGLSPDELKAIIKNYEGLVIRSATKVTADLLEAAQNLKVVGRAGTGLDNVDIPAAATRNVVVMNTPGQNSNAAAELAMAMIFALARHLPRACASLKACNWEKKALQGREIMGKTLGVVGFGNIGCIVGELGRGVKMTVLAHDPYLSDGQIREAGGEPVSFDELLARSDFITIHIPRTKETTGLFNSETIAKMKDGAYLINCARGGIVNEDALYKALKSGKLAGGALDVFEVEPPGEHKLLELDSFICTPHLGASTLEAQINVAVAVADQMIRYLKDGETVNAVNV, translated from the coding sequence GTGAGGATTCTCATAAGCGATAAGGCCCATCAATCTTGCGCCCAGAAGTTCAAGGAGGCCGGGTTTGAGGTGGATGAAAAACCAGGGCTTAGCCCGGATGAGCTAAAGGCCATTATCAAAAACTACGAGGGCCTGGTTATTCGAAGCGCGACCAAGGTCACGGCTGACCTGTTAGAAGCGGCTCAGAACCTCAAGGTGGTCGGGCGGGCCGGAACCGGCTTGGATAACGTGGACATCCCGGCGGCCGCAACCAGAAACGTCGTGGTCATGAACACTCCCGGCCAGAATTCCAATGCCGCGGCCGAACTGGCCATGGCCATGATCTTCGCGCTGGCCCGGCATCTCCCTCGGGCCTGTGCCTCCCTCAAGGCCTGTAATTGGGAAAAAAAGGCCCTCCAGGGCCGGGAGATCATGGGCAAGACCCTGGGCGTGGTCGGATTTGGCAATATCGGCTGCATCGTGGGCGAGCTGGGACGCGGCGTGAAGATGACCGTCCTGGCCCACGACCCTTACCTGAGCGACGGCCAGATTCGGGAAGCCGGCGGCGAACCAGTCTCCTTTGACGAACTGCTGGCCCGTTCCGATTTCATCACCATTCATATCCCCAGGACCAAGGAAACAACCGGTCTGTTCAACAGCGAAACAATCGCTAAAATGAAAGACGGCGCCTACCTCATCAACTGCGCCCGGGGCGGGATCGTTAACGAAGACGCGCTTTATAAAGCCCTCAAGTCAGGCAAGCTCGCCGGAGGGGCTCTGGACGTCTTTGAGGTCGAACCGCCGGGCGAACACAAGCTCCTGGAACTGGACAGCTTTATCTGCACCCCCCACCTCGGGGCCTCGACCCTGGAGGCCCAGATCAACGTGGCCGTGGCCGTAGCGGACCAGATGATCAGGTACCTCAAAGACGGCGAGACCGTCAACGCGGTCAACGTTTAA
- a CDS encoding glycosyltransferase family 4 protein — translation MNRPIKLLHTEWSRGWGGQEIRILADCEGFLKKGYRVTLACKPGSPIIKAAVNKGIPTKTFPFLAPLDLKTIIPLALYLKRNRVDLVQTHSSIDSWTASLAARLVGVPVIRSRHISADISDSFFSKLLYMRLADRVITCGQVIKDIMVRVNGFNPEKIVSIPTGVDEKRFRPGLDPTPVRREFNLSQDDYVLGIVAIIRSWKGHEFLFEAVKLLGDEIPRLKVLVAGDGPARSYVEERARSFSVMDKVIFAGYREDTPQILSAMNRFVLPSTKNEGVPQAILQAMLAGIPVIASSAGGLTEVVEHGRTGLLAPPRDPAALKEAILASFRSPEKAKAMSITAREKALQNATLEKMIDKTEEVYLSVLGRR, via the coding sequence ATGAATCGTCCAATCAAACTGCTGCACACGGAATGGTCCCGGGGCTGGGGCGGGCAGGAAATCCGCATTCTTGCCGATTGCGAAGGCTTCCTGAAAAAAGGATACCGCGTCACCTTAGCCTGCAAACCGGGCAGCCCCATCATTAAGGCCGCGGTGAACAAGGGAATCCCCACGAAGACCTTTCCTTTTTTAGCCCCTCTCGATCTAAAAACCATCATTCCTCTGGCCCTTTACCTCAAAAGAAACAGGGTGGACCTGGTTCAGACGCACAGCTCCATAGACAGCTGGACCGCCTCCCTGGCCGCCCGCCTGGTCGGCGTCCCGGTGATTCGAAGCCGTCATATCTCCGCTGATATCAGCGACTCCTTCTTTTCAAAACTGCTCTACATGCGGCTGGCGGACCGAGTCATCACCTGCGGCCAGGTCATCAAGGACATCATGGTCAGGGTGAACGGGTTTAATCCGGAAAAAATCGTTTCCATTCCCACCGGCGTGGATGAAAAACGATTTCGACCGGGGTTGGACCCGACACCAGTGCGCCGCGAATTCAATCTGTCTCAGGATGATTATGTCCTCGGAATCGTGGCCATTATTCGCAGCTGGAAAGGCCATGAGTTTCTGTTTGAGGCGGTAAAGCTGCTGGGGGATGAGATTCCTCGCCTTAAAGTCCTGGTGGCTGGAGACGGCCCGGCCCGAAGTTACGTGGAGGAGCGCGCCCGGTCGTTTAGCGTCATGGATAAAGTAATTTTTGCCGGTTATCGGGAGGACACGCCTCAAATCCTTTCAGCCATGAACCGGTTTGTCCTTCCCTCCACCAAGAACGAAGGCGTGCCGCAGGCGATACTTCAGGCCATGCTGGCCGGGATTCCGGTGATCGCTTCCTCGGCCGGAGGGCTGACCGAGGTGGTCGAGCATGGCCGCACCGGCCTCCTGGCGCCGCCTCGAGACCCGGCTGCCCTCAAGGAGGCGATCCTGGCGAGCTTTCGCAGCCCTGAAAAAGCAAAGGCCATGTCAATTACGGCCAGGGAGAAGGCGCTCCAAAACGCAACCCTTGAGAAGATGATTGATAAAACGGAAGAGGTGTACCTGAGCGTCCTTGGCCGCAGGTGA
- a CDS encoding DUF1844 domain-containing protein: MSDEEEEKEFVIKDRRHFTTEGEPVDKADKTEPEAKTEPEPEKTPPQETVGQEEAAEAGPLPEVTFSTFIFSLSTSVLLHLGEIPDPNTQQTSKNLGLAKQTIDILGMLKEKTRGNLEEDEANLLENLLYELRMKYIAAAK; the protein is encoded by the coding sequence ATGTCTGATGAAGAAGAAGAAAAAGAGTTTGTGATCAAGGATCGGCGGCATTTCACAACCGAGGGTGAACCCGTTGATAAGGCTGATAAGACTGAGCCTGAGGCAAAGACCGAGCCGGAGCCGGAAAAAACACCTCCACAGGAAACCGTGGGTCAGGAAGAGGCGGCTGAGGCTGGGCCGCTGCCAGAGGTGACCTTTTCCACGTTCATCTTTTCCCTGAGCACCTCGGTTCTCCTGCACCTGGGCGAGATACCCGATCCCAACACCCAGCAGACCTCCAAGAACCTGGGTCTGGCCAAGCAGACCATTGATATCCTCGGGATGCTCAAGGAAAAAACCAGAGGCAACCTGGAGGAAGATGAAGCAAACCTGCTTGAAAATCTTCTTTATGAACTTAGAATGAAATATATAGCCGCAGCCAAGTAG